In the genome of Juglans microcarpa x Juglans regia isolate MS1-56 chromosome 6S, Jm3101_v1.0, whole genome shotgun sequence, the window gTATCTCATATTTGGTCCCCATACTTGAACATTGCAGTAGTTCCATCATTTCTATGGCGCCACAACAAGTGAATGTGGTTTTTCAAATGAGTTTGTTGCTTCTAATTTATGAACTTGATGATTATCATGTATGGAATTGAATTACTCCATAACAATTTGATATTTAGGAAAAGTTTACATACATTTTctgctttattattttaatgtaactacttgcattttttattgttactgttttaattttttttaatttatagaatatgtTTTTCTGTTCATGGATTCTACTGGTAATTTCTTTCTTCTGTTTATATTTCGTTGAGTTGCTAAAATGAGATATATCAACTTTGTTATCATTGTTTATTCTGCTGATAGAATCGTGCTTTGCCCCGCCCAgttttgttcttcattttttttgtcaccTTTTGTTGAACAGGGTTTCAGGAAGGTTGATCCAGACCGATGGGAATTTGCAAATGAGGGCTTCTTGAGGGGCCAAAAACACCTGCTTAAGAGTATTAGTCGGCGAAAACCTGCTCATGGACATAGTCATCAACAGCCACAGCAATCACAGGAACAGAGTTCATCACTGGGAGCTTGTGTAGAGGTTGGGAAGTTTGGCCTGGAGGAAGAGGTTGAGAGGCTTAAGAGGGACAAGAATCTGCTTATGCAGGAACTTGTCAGGTTGAGGCAGCAGCAACAGGCAACTGATAGTCAGCTGCAAACCATGGTGCAGCGTCTTCAGGGGATGGAGCAGAGGCATCAACAGGTGATGTCATTCCTGGCAAAGGCTGTGCAGAGTCCTGGCTTCTTGGCCCAGTTTATGCAGCAGCAAAATGAGAGCAACAAGCGCATAACTGAAGGCAGCAAAAAACGGAGGCTTAAGCAAGAAGATATTTCCGAGAGGGAAGATTCTCCTGCTCCTGATGGACAGATTGTTAAGTATCAACCACTAAAGAATGAGGCAGCAAAGGCAATGCTCAGGCAGATTATGAAAATGGATGCTTCCTCCAGGCTGGAATCTTTTAACGACGAAGATGGTTTACTGATTGCCGATGGTCCATCATCGACCAGTGCAATGGACGGTGGGAGCTCTACAAGCCATGTATCAGGAGTGACTCTGCAAGACGTCTCACCAACTTCTGAGAAAGTTGCAACTCCATTCCCAGTCCCAGATATGAGTCTGCTGGTTGGAGCACAAGATGCACATTCCATTTCTGTTCCTGAGGCCAATGTAATCATGCCTGAGCTTTCGCAAATACCTGAAATGATGCCCGAAAGTATTGTGGACATTCCCAAGGAAAATTACATGGGACCTGAGACAGGCAATGGAGGATTTTTAGATCCCTCATTGGAAGTTAATGGGCCTCTTCCAATAGAAATTGATGATATCTCCCCAGATTCTGACATTGATCTCTTTCTAAGTGATCCCAACTTTTGGGATGACCTTGTGCAAAGTCCAGTGCCGGAAGATATTGAATCAAATTCTGTGCATGGTATGTTCAAGGAAAATGAAGCACAGCCAATGGAGAACGGATGGGACAATGTTCAGCATCTGGACAAGCTTACGAAACAAATGGGCCTTCTTACATCAGATATTAAAGAGGCCTGATATTCGTTACTACATGTACATTAGTTTCACTCATCGGATGAGGTAATACTAATCGTACTAATCGTCTTTCTAATCATGCAATTCTCTTGTTTTGGTCTTTGGAAGAGAAGCTAAGGCCCCTTGTCTCTGTTCACCCTTGCTTTGTTTTGCTCATATGGAGACCTTTAATCTAGTGTTTTTGGTTCTTTTCTCTGAATCCTCCTTTACCTCATGTTGATGATGTGTGCAGTGACTCGATGGGATAAGTATTGTAACTGGCTATAGCTCTGATTTTATGTTCCTTTATACGAGTTGATGTCCTGCTCTAGGTAGGCTTGGCCTTTGTTTGAAAGAATGAATGGTAATGGATGCTttgctgaaaaaaataataatttgagtCTAGATTATTTTACTAGATTAGATTTCCCTTCTGTAAAATACGCATTTTTGTTCATAGTTATCTGAAACATTGGCAGTAAATATAGATCCTTCTAAAGTTTGACCTGGTGAATGTACATTCTGGAACATGCTACTGGAGGTTGGAGTTATTTGGTTGAGGGACAATTATTGAAACAATTATCCTAAAGGGAGCACATGTAGGTCTGATCTCTTTAGGGTGGACCTAATATGGATAGTCATAAGCAGCCCAAGCAAAATCCATCTTCAACTTGAAATGATATTAGTGGAAACGATACTTCTACTGAAACCTGTGGGTGATTAAATTTGGAAGCTTTAGAAGTTCTGCTACATATAGTCACTTTTGCATACTCCTTCTGCACtccactaatgtgattggctaaaacagttattttatattaaaaaaaagtgacgcaACCAATCAAATTGGTGGAGTACACAAAGCCACCGCATATagagtttttgttatttttgtggtaCGATTTGATTTGCAAGATTCAAAtctgtaaatttttcttacaaattaaatcaagCCACATCAGCAGTATGCAGCGTGTGCGCTATACATCGGCTCatgaatagaattttccttGTGCATGATTCTTAGAATAGCCTACAGATATTGGAGCTCCGTACTTTTAGCAAGATGAATTGAATTTCTCGGATATATGATTCTTTCTGATCTATAGATGCGGATCCTCTCCAATGGCTTTGCAGCTTGTAAGAAAAACCCTTACCAAGGATAGCGCCATAAAGCTGATGCAGGATATTCCTACGCAACAAGATCATGCTTGCTGATGGTACGCTTTAGCGTAAAAAATATATGCTTGCCACTGAAAAAGAGGGTGTTATAACTTATTACTAGCGTGAAAttattaattctattttattttttgttttgtttataactTGATTGTGTAGTTATTTTAGcctctttcttctttgattACTAATTTTAGTGGACTATTTATATAGAGTAAAAAGGATGAAATATTTTcgttattttaatttgatttaatgtaTGATATGTTTTAGAAGTGataatttttatcaataaattacaTTTGTAAGTTAGTATGGAGGATATAAGTCTGTTAATATGTTAAAAtctgattatttttaaaaccttaaatggATGTTCAAATCATAATGGATTAACTGATCTTGATCTTACTCACCTAATGAATTAAATGTATATCAGTTCTTGTCAtcttgagtttttattttaattttagaatcttCCGTCAAACTCTTGTTAATTCCTAACAATCAACTTGTAGCGTGGCATCAATCAAtcataattttaagaaatgatatttgtaattctaGTATAAATCTCGCGTATTCTCTTTGACAAAAgtagataaatttgaaatttgtatgaattttttttttttttaatgacaaacccTCTTTAGAATTGTATCTAGCTATAATGTACAAGTCTCTTTGaatgataatgaaaaaaatgcaatttaagtttttaaaagtattttaaacttaagaaaaaaataaaataaattagtaaataaatattcaaattcagattgtttaaaaagaataaagaattaatatgGAATTTTAATACATttcatttcttgtttttttccttttattgacttatttaatttaacttctttgaaaacataaggcttgttttaaataatttttaattctttaaaactattttatctttttattggtttttagaGAGATGATATACATGTCAAGTAGGGCTGTACGAAAACCGACAGACCGACCGTCACTGATTGAAATCGGCCGCTGGAATTTGGAATTGGTCAAACCTGGTGGAGAACCAGTTGGGCGGCAATGGAAAATGTTGCAAATCAACGTCGGTTGGTTCGGTCCCGACTTGAACCAgccaatataatatatttatatatatcttaagtAAAATGACATTGGTTCACTTAAATGAATTAAACGGTGTCGTTTCTCTGTTTACCTCTCATACATTTCTCATCTCTCTGcctatagaaaaatttaaaagtttcaGATGATTCTCGTTTCAACTTTCCTTTTGGATTCTTTGGAGTTGATTTGTTGTGAACTTATGAATCTTGTGAATTTGTGATGTAGCACGTTGGGATCGAACTCAAGTAGAAATCATAGGATTCAAAACCAACCCCCAAACTGCTAAACCAATCGATACCGACGGCCGGAATTTTCCCTTTGGATTCTTTGGAGTTGATTTGTTGTGAACTTATGAATCTTGTAAATTTGTGATGTAGCACGTTGGGATCGAACTCAAGTAGAAATCATAGGATTCAAAACCAACTCCCAAACTGCTAAACCAATCGATACCGACGGTTGGATTCCGGCCgattctctatctctctctctccatgtcAACCTATTCAGTCAGTTTTGGCATCTTAAAAACATGTTAGGTTTGGTTTTCAGCCCTAGTGTCAAGTTTTAATTGATTGCcatataacattaatattatacctgGCATGTTTTAATTGCTGATTTTAGATAACCTAACAAGTATTAAGTAAGTAAAAATCATGAACTGATTTTCTTTGCACTAAATTTTAATAGTATGAAATTATTCcgatatgttatattttaactaattcatatgtttattatttaaacaGATGGCAACTAAAAATATGGTATaagaaatataatagaaaatattttagaattataaaattatttttattataaaatatatttattatattatatgaaatcatactattttataattttatttttataaaatctctttataactatTCTCAATATGATAATATGCCGTGTGATCTCAAAATAAACACTCAATAATGAATTCTAAAAAGAgaattacttttttctttttctcaatagaagctgcttttttttttttcctttcaaaatgcTTGTCCGAGACCTTACATCTCGGAGCCATAGCACGCTGTCCTTCTGCATTCGGTAAGGGACAAACTGACTGTCTAATTTGGTAAGGATAGTGCTAGCGGGCCGCGCTGTGCATACTGACAgtctatttaatatattatttttttaataattttaatcattaaaaaaaatcatcctactcttaattattaaaaaaaataattattattattatttttttattaatagccaTTTTTTTAATC includes:
- the LOC121237119 gene encoding heat shock factor protein HSF8-like isoform X1, which encodes MDGVDNGGEASGSSGGDHPAPTPMPTANAPPPFLSKTYDMVDDPATDPIVSWSPTNNSFVVWNPPEFARDLLPKYFKHNNFSSFVRQLNTYGFRKVDPDRWEFANEGFLRGQKHLLKSISRRKPAHGHSHQQPQQSQEQSSSLGACVEVGKFGLEEEVERLKRDKNLLMQELVRLRQQQQATDSQLQTMVQRLQGMEQRHQQVMSFLAKAVQSPGFLAQFMQQQNESNKRITEGSKKRRLKQEDISEREDSPAPDGQIVKYQPLKNEAAKAMLRQIMKMDASSRLESFNDEDGLLIADGPSSTSAMDGGSSTSHVSGVTLQDVSPTSEKVATPFPVPDMSLLVGAQDAHSISVPEANVIMPELSQIPEMMPESIVDIPKENYMGPETGNGGFLDPSLEVNGPLPIEIDDISPDSDIDLFLSDPNFWDDLVQSPVPEDIESNSVHGMFKENEAQPMENGWDNVQHLDKLTKQMGLLTSDIKEA
- the LOC121237119 gene encoding heat shock factor protein HSF8-like isoform X2; its protein translation is MVNNGLILSYDLVVSVVVMGFRKVDPDRWEFANEGFLRGQKHLLKSISRRKPAHGHSHQQPQQSQEQSSSLGACVEVGKFGLEEEVERLKRDKNLLMQELVRLRQQQQATDSQLQTMVQRLQGMEQRHQQVMSFLAKAVQSPGFLAQFMQQQNESNKRITEGSKKRRLKQEDISEREDSPAPDGQIVKYQPLKNEAAKAMLRQIMKMDASSRLESFNDEDGLLIADGPSSTSAMDGGSSTSHVSGVTLQDVSPTSEKVATPFPVPDMSLLVGAQDAHSISVPEANVIMPELSQIPEMMPESIVDIPKENYMGPETGNGGFLDPSLEVNGPLPIEIDDISPDSDIDLFLSDPNFWDDLVQSPVPEDIESNSVHGMFKENEAQPMENGWDNVQHLDKLTKQMGLLTSDIKEA